In one window of Helianthus annuus cultivar XRQ/B chromosome 17, HanXRQr2.0-SUNRISE, whole genome shotgun sequence DNA:
- the LOC110941297 gene encoding transcription factor CYCLOIDEA isoform X3 — protein sequence MEYAYLSRNNEAILLPSNNEFNHENPESNHEEDAPYFRQFQTPLLDEILHNHQQHMTYSTANKPPPSPSKTKRARKQRSAGKKDRHSKIHTAQGLRDRRMRLSLHIARKFFGLQDMLGFDKASKTIEWLFCKSKKAIDEVTESVKSQNTTRSACNENIESCESPLSDCEVHSGIEFDAASNKGKQLKVQDEINDSGSSKTATKSDILARELRGKARARARERTRERMLITNPEKSKQMFGANPNDDLDQLQLGFSSNPNNNHYIEDSSSTSPNEYSGDIHGQNFSFIPPSNLVHFKTQNQRD from the exons ATGGAATACGCGTATTTGTCACGCAACAACGAGGCGATCTTACTCCCATCAAACAACGAATTCAATCatgaaaatcctgaatcaaaCCATGAAGAAGATGCACCTTATTTCAGGCAGTTTCAGACTCCTCTTCTTGATGAAATACTGCATAACCACCAGCAGCATATGACATACAGCACTGCAAACaagccaccaccatcaccatccaaAACTAAACGTGCAAGAAAGCAAAGAAGTGCCGGTAAGAAAGACCGACATAGCAAGATTCATACCGCTCAAGGCCTTAGAGACAGAAGAATGAGATTATCTCTCCATATTGCTCGAAAGTTTTTCGGTCTTCAAGATATGTTAGGGTTTGATAAAGCAAGTAAAACCATTGAGTGGCTCTTTTGCAAGTCAAAGAAAGCCATAGATGAAGTCACCGAAAGCGTTAAGTCACAAAACACTACACGAAGCGCTTGCAACGAAAATATAGAGAGCTGTGAATCGCCTTTATCGGATTGTGAAGTTCATTCGGGGATCGAATTCGATGCCGCCTCGAACAAAGGTAAACAACTTAAGGTTCAAGACGAGATCAACGATAGTGGGAGCTCCAAAACCGCCACGAAAAGCGATATATTGGCAAGGGAATTGAGGGGCAAGGCTAGAGCTAGAGCAAGAGAGAGAACAAGAGAGAGAATGTTGATCACCAATCCCGAGAAATCAAAGCAGATGTTTGGAGCAAACCCTAATGATGATTTGGACCAATTgcaattagggttttcttcaAACCCTAATAATAATCATTACATAGAAGACTCATCAAGTACTTCTCCCAATGAATATTCTG GTGATATTCATGGACAAAACTTCAGCTTTATTCCTCCATCTAATCTTGTGCATTTCAAAACTCAAAACCAAAGAGACTAA
- the LOC110941297 gene encoding transcription factor CYCLOIDEA isoform X2, with the protein MEYAYLSRNNEAILLPSNNEFNHENPESNHEEDAPYFRQFQTPLLDEILHNHQQHMTYSTANKPPPSPSKTKRARKQRSAGKKDRHSKIHTAQGLRDRRMRLSLHIARKFFGLQDMLGFDKASKTIEWLFCKSKKAIDEVTESVKSQNTTRSACNENIESCESPLSDCEVHSGIEFDAASNKGKQLKVQDEINDSGSSKTATKSDILARELRGKARARARERTRERMLITNPEKSKQMFGANPNDDLDQLQLGFSSNPNNNHYIEDSSSTSPNEYSGFLGGWDSENFTENYGFLPNLAPLTGDIHGQNFSFIPPSNLVHFKTQNQRD; encoded by the exons ATGGAATACGCGTATTTGTCACGCAACAACGAGGCGATCTTACTCCCATCAAACAACGAATTCAATCatgaaaatcctgaatcaaaCCATGAAGAAGATGCACCTTATTTCAGGCAGTTTCAGACTCCTCTTCTTGATGAAATACTGCATAACCACCAGCAGCATATGACATACAGCACTGCAAACaagccaccaccatcaccatccaaAACTAAACGTGCAAGAAAGCAAAGAAGTGCCGGTAAGAAAGACCGACATAGCAAGATTCATACCGCTCAAGGCCTTAGAGACAGAAGAATGAGATTATCTCTCCATATTGCTCGAAAGTTTTTCGGTCTTCAAGATATGTTAGGGTTTGATAAAGCAAGTAAAACCATTGAGTGGCTCTTTTGCAAGTCAAAGAAAGCCATAGATGAAGTCACCGAAAGCGTTAAGTCACAAAACACTACACGAAGCGCTTGCAACGAAAATATAGAGAGCTGTGAATCGCCTTTATCGGATTGTGAAGTTCATTCGGGGATCGAATTCGATGCCGCCTCGAACAAAGGTAAACAACTTAAGGTTCAAGACGAGATCAACGATAGTGGGAGCTCCAAAACCGCCACGAAAAGCGATATATTGGCAAGGGAATTGAGGGGCAAGGCTAGAGCTAGAGCAAGAGAGAGAACAAGAGAGAGAATGTTGATCACCAATCCCGAGAAATCAAAGCAGATGTTTGGAGCAAACCCTAATGATGATTTGGACCAATTgcaattagggttttcttcaAACCCTAATAATAATCATTACATAGAAGACTCATCAAGTACTTCTCCCAATGAATATTCTG GTTTTCTTGGAGGTTGGGATTCAGAGAACTTCACAGAAAACTATGGATTCTTGCCTAATCTTGCTCCATTGACAGGTGATATTCATGGACAAAACTTCAGCTTTATTCCTCCATCTAATCTTGTGCATTTCAAAACTCAAAACCAAAGAGACTAA
- the LOC110941297 gene encoding transcription factor CYCLOIDEA isoform X1: protein MEYAYLSRNNEAILLPSNNEFNHENPESNHEEDAPYFRQFQTPLLDEILHNHQQHMTYSTANKPPPSPSKTKRARKQRSAGKKDRHSKIHTAQGLRDRRMRLSLHIARKFFGLQDMLGFDKASKTIEWLFCKSKKAIDEVTESVKSQNTTRSACNENIESCESPLSDCEVHSGIEFDAASNKGKQLKVQDEINDSGSSKTATKSDILARELRGKARARARERTRERMLITNPEKSKQMFGANPNDDLDQLQLGFSSNPNNNHYIEDSSSTSPNEYSGTHHFFDHTQLNNNIAQKTEDYLGTAAASSSTYFSGYGYNKSFANPPAGWLNSSNTFLGFLGGWDSENFTENYGFLPNLAPLTGDIHGQNFSFIPPSNLVHFKTQNQRD, encoded by the coding sequence ATGGAATACGCGTATTTGTCACGCAACAACGAGGCGATCTTACTCCCATCAAACAACGAATTCAATCatgaaaatcctgaatcaaaCCATGAAGAAGATGCACCTTATTTCAGGCAGTTTCAGACTCCTCTTCTTGATGAAATACTGCATAACCACCAGCAGCATATGACATACAGCACTGCAAACaagccaccaccatcaccatccaaAACTAAACGTGCAAGAAAGCAAAGAAGTGCCGGTAAGAAAGACCGACATAGCAAGATTCATACCGCTCAAGGCCTTAGAGACAGAAGAATGAGATTATCTCTCCATATTGCTCGAAAGTTTTTCGGTCTTCAAGATATGTTAGGGTTTGATAAAGCAAGTAAAACCATTGAGTGGCTCTTTTGCAAGTCAAAGAAAGCCATAGATGAAGTCACCGAAAGCGTTAAGTCACAAAACACTACACGAAGCGCTTGCAACGAAAATATAGAGAGCTGTGAATCGCCTTTATCGGATTGTGAAGTTCATTCGGGGATCGAATTCGATGCCGCCTCGAACAAAGGTAAACAACTTAAGGTTCAAGACGAGATCAACGATAGTGGGAGCTCCAAAACCGCCACGAAAAGCGATATATTGGCAAGGGAATTGAGGGGCAAGGCTAGAGCTAGAGCAAGAGAGAGAACAAGAGAGAGAATGTTGATCACCAATCCCGAGAAATCAAAGCAGATGTTTGGAGCAAACCCTAATGATGATTTGGACCAATTgcaattagggttttcttcaAACCCTAATAATAATCATTACATAGAAGACTCATCAAGTACTTCTCCCAATGAATATTCTGGTACGCATCACTTCTTTGACCACACACAGTTGAACAATAATATTGCACAAAAAACTGAAGATTATTTGGGCACTGCGGCTGCAAGTTCATCAACATATTTTTCCGGATATGGTTACAACAAAAGTTTTGCAAATCCACCAGCTGGTTGGTTAAATTCAAGCAATACATTTTTAGGTTTTCTTGGAGGTTGGGATTCAGAGAACTTCACAGAAAACTATGGATTCTTGCCTAATCTTGCTCCATTGACAGGTGATATTCATGGACAAAACTTCAGCTTTATTCCTCCATCTAATCTTGTGCATTTCAAAACTCAAAACCAAAGAGACTAA